TCAGCCCCACCTTCACCTTTCGCACCGGGCTGGCCTACAAGAACTACGACATGGACACGTCGGAGTCGCGCAATATCTCCTACGGGCGATTGGCGCAGGCCTTGCCGGCCGGCGTGGGCGTGGGCGACCTGAGCACCAATCTGGATGGTTTCGGCCGCAGCTTGAACGGCAGCTTCCCCACCACCTGGGTGATTCCGGATTTCCAGAAGGTCGCCGACCTGCTCAACATCAATTGCAACTGCGACACCGGCGTGCCCGGCGGCGACTACCGCCTGGCCGATGTCGGTCACTTCGGTTCGTCCAACAACAATTTCGCCGTCAACGAAAAGAGCCTGGGCACCTACCTGCAGCTGGACTTCAACACCGACCTGTGGGGGCGCGCGCTGCGTGGCAACCTGGGCGTGCGCTATGTGCAGACGCAGATCGCCGCCAGCGGCTACGCGCCATGCACGGCCACCTCGGCTGGCGCGATTTCGCCCAACTGCGAATCGTTCTTCGGCGTGGCCAGCGCCACCGCGGCGGCCGGCGAGCGCCTGCTGGTGCCCACCACGGTCAACCACAACTACCGCGACATCCTGCCGTCGTTGAATCTCTCATGGGATGTCAGCGACGAGGTGGTGCTGCGCTTCGGTGCGGCCAAGACCATGGCGCGCCCCACGCTGGCGTATCTGTCGCCCAGCGTCAGTGGCGGCCCTACGCAATTCTTCGATGACGGGCGGTTTTTCTCGATCAACCTGGGCAACCCCAAGCTCGACCCGTTCCGCTCCACCAACTACGACCTCAGCGCCGAATGGTACTTCCGCGAAGGCTCGCTGCTGTCGGCGGCGGTGTTCTACAAGGACATCGACAGCTACGTGCAGCGCACCCGCGTGCTCAGCACCTGGGAAGCGATGGGCTACTCGCTGGATCTGCTCCCCGCAGGCTTCACCCCGGACACCATCTTCAACGTGCAGAGCTACTTCAACACGCCCGGTGGCCCGCTCAAGGGCTTCGAGCTGACCTACCAGCAGGCCTTCGATTTTCTGCCGGGCTTCTGGCGCAATTTCGGCGTGCAGCTCAACTACACCCAGGTCGACTCCAAGATCAATTACCTGTTCAGTACCGCCGGCAACAGCAATACCAGCATCACCACCACCACCACCGAACGCGACCTGCTCAATCTCTCGCCGCACTCCTACAACGCCACCGTCTATTACGACGACGGTCGCTTCAGTGCGCGCGTGTCCACCAGTTACCGCGATGGCTACATCAACAACATCCTCGCTCAGGAAGACGTCTACGACCTGGACGGGCGTCGCCTGGTCACGGCCGATGTCACCGGCAAATACAGCGTTGAAAACGTCGATTTCAACATGTCCTACAAGCTCAACGACCAGCTGTCGCTGACCTTCGAGGCGATCAACCTGCTCGACACCCCCGACCGCCGCTACGTCGATTCCACGCTGGAACTGCCCGACAAGTACACCGTCACCGGGCGCCAGTACTACATCGGCGCGCGCTACAAGTTCTGACCAGGAGAGCGACATGCAAGTGCATCGCAGAACCGTCTTACGTCAGTTGGCCGCCACCGCGTTGGTGGCCGTGGCAGGCCTGTGCAGCAACGCCGCCATTGCCGCCGACCCGGTCTACACCGTGGCCAAGCAGGGCAGCGCCGGCTACCGCACCGTGCAGGCCGCCATCGATGCCGCCGTACAAGGTGGCAAACGCGCGCAGATCAAGGTGGGCGCCGGGGTGTTCCAGGAGCTGATCGTGGTTCCGGCCAATGCCCCCGCGTTGAAGCTCACCGGCGCCGGCGCCACTCAGACCGTCATCACCTACGATAACTACGCCTCGCGCATCAATCCGGCCACCGGCGCCGAATACGGCACCTCCGGTTCGTCCAGCGTCATCATCGCCGGCAACGACTTCACCGCCGAACAGCTGAGCCTGGGCAACCACGCCGGCCCGGTGGGCCAGGCGGTGGCGGTGCGCGTGGATGGCGACCGCGCCGCGTTCCGCAACGTGCGCTTCCTCGGCTACCAGGACACGCTGTACCTGCGTGGTGCCAAGCTGTCGTACTTCTTGGATTGCTATGTGGAAGGCACCGTGGACTTCGTGTTCGGTGCCGGCACTGCGTTGTTCGAGAACGTGCAGCTGCATTCGCTGGGCGATGGCTATCTCACCGCCGCCTCCACCCCGCAGGAAGCCGCACGCGGCTTCGTGTTCCGCAATGCGCGCGTTACCGCCGCCAGCGGCGTGTCGCGGGTCTTCCTGGGCCGCCCATGGCGCCCGTACGCCAGCGTCAGCTTCATCGGCAGCCAGCTCGGCGCGCACATCGTGCCCGAAGGCTGGAACAACTGGGGCAACACCGCCAACGAGGCCACCGCCCGTTACAGCGAATACCAGAGCAGCGGCGCCGGTGCCAACCCGTCGCGCCGCGTGAAGTGGTCGCGTCAACTCACCGCCGCGCAGGCCGCTGCGCTGGACCGCAACACCATCCTTGGCAGCTGGAGGCCGTTCTGATGATCAAGTTCTCCACCTTCGCCTTCACCGGCGCGCTGCTGCTGGCCCCGCTCTCGGCCATGGCCGACAAGATCGCCGACAACATGCTGCTGTTGCAGACCGCCTCCGGCGGCTGGTCCAAGCAGTACAAGGGCGTGGCGGTCGACTACACCCGCACCTTCACCGCCGCCGAAATCGCCGAGCTGCAACAACCCGGGCGCAAGGACGACGCCACCATCGACAACAAGGCCACCACGTACGAAATCACCTACCTGGCCACTGCCTTCAAGAACGAGAAGAACGCCAAGTACATCGCCGCCGCCCGCCTACCTGCTCACCGCGCAATACGCCAACGGCGGCTGGCCGCAGTTCTACCCGGACCTGTCGTCCTACCATCACCAGATCACCTATAACGACGATGCAATGGTGCGCGTGCTCAACGTGCTGCAGGACATCAGCGAGGGCAAGAACGACACCGGCGCGCTACTGCGTGCCAGCCACGGTGCACGTGCCCGCCAGGCCGTCACCAAGGGCCTGGAATGCGTGCTCGCCACCCAGGTCAGGATCGGCGGCACGCTCACCATCTGGGGCGCGCAATACGACGAGGTCACGCTCAAGCCGGCCAAGGCGCGCGCGTATGAGCTGGCGTCGCTGGCCTCCGGCGAGTCGGTTAGCATCGTGCGCTTTTTGATGCGCCAGCCCAGCCCGTCCGCGCAGATCAAGACATCGGTCGAGGCCGCTGCACGTTGGTTCGACACCCACCGCATGCGCGACCTGGCCACCAAGAAGATCGACGACCCCACTCAGGAAACCGGCAAGGACGTGATCCTCGTCGCGCAACCGGGTGCCTCACTATGGGCGCGCTTCTACGACCTGCAGAATCAACGCCCGCTCTATGCCAACCGCGACGGTGTGGCCTTGACCGAGTACATGCAGGTGCCCAACGAACGCCGTGTGGGCTATGCCTGGCACGGCACCTGGCCGGACAAGCTGTTGAAGGACGATATTCCCAAGTGGCGTGTCGCCAACGGTCTGTAACAGTGAGAGCAGCTAACAAAACTACTGCGCAGCCGCCAGACGGGCGCGGCCGGTGCTCGGAATCGGCATGTACCACTCGTACACTGCGGTTCCTGCGCGCCGTCCACACTCGCCGGACGGCTGCTCGCTACGTGTTGGTAACCGCTCTAAACACCCGCCGCGCGGTCACCCCGTGCGGCGATGCTTTTTGAGGAGTAAGGCAGTGAGCGTGTTGAAGTGTTGGATGGGTGTGCTGTTGTTGATTGCGTTGCCCGTAAGTGCGGCGGCTGCAGATGCACCGGAGTTGTTGTTCCGCGTTTCGGCAGATCGCAGTCTGGATGCCGATGTCGCCCGCGGCGACGGCGTGCCCAACTTCCGCGACAAGATCGCGCTGGTGCCCACCGGCAAACGCGGCAACGCCATCGAATGGGCCGACGACGGCGTGCTGTCGTGGAATGCGCCCGGCAACCTCTACACCCAGCGCGGTACGCTCAGCTTCTTCTGGCGCGCGCGTTACCCGGTCGGCGAGGCGCCGTTCGTGATCTTCCGCGTCGGCTACGCCGACCACACCAGCTGGGACATGGCCTGGCTGCGCATCGACTGGAACGGCCACGGCTTCGATGCCTTCGTCACCGACGCCAATCTTGCGCGCACCCGCGTCTCGTTCAAGCTCGACGCACTGCCCAAGCCCGGTGACTGGACCCACATCGCCTTCGCCTGGGATGAAACCCGCGGCGTGCGCCTGTATGTCGATGGCAAGGAAGCCGCACGCGTGGACTGCGGTGCGCCCTGCGCCAACGGTGGCGCGCTCGACTTCGACGCCGCGCTGGACCAGTTCGGCCTCGCCGGCCGCGTGATGTCGCCGCATCAGGTGCAAAGCCGCTACAACTTCCTGCGCGGCAGCGACTTCGATGAGATCCGCATCTACGACCGCATGCTCGACGCCAGCGGCGCCGCCGCACTAGCGCGCCTGCAGGAGCCCACCACCGCACCGGCTGTTCCTGCCGACGCCCAATCCGCTGCCTTCCTGCACCGCTACGGCTGGAACAACGGCCACGCGCCGCCCGCACTCACCGCGCCGGTCACCCGCATCCGCAAGGTGGAGTTCGCCGATGCCCGCGACCTCAAGCAATGGATGTGGAAGGCCACCGACGGCATCGCCGAAACCACCTGGCCCGGCGTCTACAACCGCTCGCGTCTGCCCGGGCGCGACGACTACTTCCAGCTGCCCGACTGGAACACCTATGTCGAAGGCGGCAAGGCGCTGGACCTCGCCCTGCCGGACGAACCATTCAACCGCATCGAGCTACGTGGCGCCGCCTACGGCCAGGCCACCTACGCCGCGCCCAACGCACAGCCGCAGCCCTTGTTCGCACGCCAGCAAGGCGTGGTACGCAGCGTGGACCAGTTCGACCAACGCCGCGACGGCACCCTGCGCTTTGCCAACACCGCGCAGGAAACCCCCATCCAGGAAATCTGGGCCTACAACGTGCAACCAGGCGAGGTGCCCAAAGGCAGCGCGCAACTCAGCTACACCGTGCACAGCGACATCCAGCCCGACTACGACAACCTCGCCCCGCTGCGCGATGTCATCGCCGGCCGCTACCCGCCAGGCGAGCGCCAGACCGTCATCGCGCTGCCTACCAAGGCACCCGCGCGCAAGCGCCCCAGCGACAAGGCCGCAGCAAGCGCGCAGCAACCCATCGTGCACATCCTGGTGCCCTCCAGCCTGGGCGACCCGCCGCCGGACCAGGCGCTGATGCGCAGCTGGTCCTACGGCTGGGAGAACATGCACGACGGCCTGGACGGCATCGCCATCACCCTGCCGGCGCTCAACCTGCCGGCCACCCACAACGGCAGCATCCCGCTCAACATCCGCATCAAGGACCCCATCTGGCCCGCGCGCGACATGATCGATGTCTCGGTCGCGGTTACCCCCGGCCAGGCCCGCACGCTGTGGCTGGACCTGCGCGACCGCATCCTCAGCAACGACAGCCTGATGCTCAGCATCGCCGCCGCTGCGCCCGGATTTGACGCCAACGCACTCGACGGCACCCAGCTGCAGCTGGTGTTCAAACCGCGCAATGAGGCCATCAAAGAGCACGTCGCCGACCGCTTCAACCAGGTCAAGGACAACTGGGGCTTCCTGGTCGAAGAACACACCACCTCCAAGCGCCAGCTGCTCTACAAGCGCCTGGACGCAGACATCACCGACCTGCTGCGCGTGGACCCGGACCACGCCCTTGGCCGCCAGTACTGGAACGACATCAGCTACGCCAACCAGGGCGCGTTGCCTGTCGAAATGCCCAGCGTACCCAAGGGCGTGCCGGCCTGGGCGTTCTGGCAGCTGCAAGACCTCAGCGCCACCCGCCGCTATATCCGCTGGTGGATCGAGCAGCGCCAGGTGGCCTATGGCGATTTTGGCGGCGGCATCTCCGACGACTCGGACCTGGTGCAGCAATGGCCCGGCGTCGCGCTGATGGGCGTGGACCCGGACATGCTCAACGCCTCCATGCTGGCGCTGTCCGATGCCAACTACCGCAACGGCATGTTCACCAACGGCCTGTCCACCATCGAAACCGACGAGCTGCATTCCTACGAGGAGGGCATCAACCTCAACAGCGCCTTGCTGTACCTCAACTGGGGCGACCCACGCACCGTCGAGCGCCTGATGCAAACGGTCAAGGCCTTCGACACCATCATCCAGGTCAACCCGCAAGGGCACCTGCTGTTTGCCAGCAACTGGTTCGGCGGCCGCACCGTCTACCGCGAGCCCAACTGGCAATGGCAAAAGCCGTACTCCTTCCCCATCGTGCACCCGGCCATCCTGCTGGGCGGCTATAACGCCGACCCCAACAGCCGCCGCATCGTCACCGGGTTAGCGGATGGCTATCTCGCCCACGCCTACACCAATGCCAAGGGCAACTGGGCGCTGCCCAACGAGATCAACTGGCAAACCGGCAAAACCCGCGGCGGCGAACTGTTCGAAGGCAGCGGCGGCGCCGACACCTTGCACACCTTCTGGGCCGCCTACCGCTTCACCGGCGAGCAGCGCTATCTCAAGGCCATTAACTACCGCGTCGCTAACAGCGGCCCCAACGGCCTCTCCCTGCTCAACGAAAACTTCCTCGATGTCATGGGCAAGCGCACCGACTGGAGCGGCAAGCTCATCAATGCCGCCAACAAGGACGACGGCAGCGCCCCGGACTTCCCGCACCATGTGGCCTGGGAGCAAACCGGCAATCTCGAGTATCTCGCCGCCATTTACCGCAGCGAGGCAAGAGAGAAACTGCAGAACTTCTACATGAACACCGAAGGCCACTGGTGGAGCGACCGCGCGGAATCCCCCACGGTCAACCTGCAACGCGCACGCCTTGGCGGCGTGGCCCTCAAACGTAACCAGACCTACCCCGGCCACACCGTCAGCTGGCGCTTCGCCGATCCAGAAGCGGCAACCCAGGTCGCCATCGCCATCCCCGCACCAAAGCAAGACCGCTTCACCGTCATCGCCTACAACACCTCCAGTAAAACCCAGCGTGCCAGCATGACCGGCTGGAACGTCGCCCCAGGCCAATGGCGCATCACCCAGGGCGTGGACCGCGACGGCGACGGCAAGATCGACGGCACCGGCACCACGCGCGAGGTGGCCTTCGAGAAAAGCGCGGCCATCGACATCGACTTCCCCGCAGGCCGCACCACCGTCCTGCAGCTCGAACGTATCGCAGCCACCACCCCGGTCGAACTGCGGCCGGACCTGGGCATTGGCCATGGCGATGTGCGCGTGACTGCCGATGCCATCGAGGTCACCGTGCACAGCCTTGGCCACGCCGATGCACCGGCGGGGTTTGTGGTGTTGGAGGACGGGCGAGGGAAGGCGTTGGCGGCAAGAGCGGCGTTTGCGGCAATAGCCGCACCCCGCGATCTGCGGCCGGTCACCACGCTGGTGCGGCTGCCGCTAACCAACGCGGCCGATCTAAAAGCCGCACAACTGCGCGTCATCACCGAAGGCGACGTCGCTGAAATTACTGAACTTAACAATAGGCTTTCGCTACCTACGCCAACCAGTGCGGGCACCGCAAAGAACACCCAATAACCCAGCACCTCAAACCCTTTTTCACAACGGAAGAAGGCGCCCAAATAACCCAGCGCACCTTTAATCTTCTCCCGCTTGTAGGAGAAGGTGCCCGAAGGGCGGATGAGGGCAAAACCGATAAAAGACCAGTCATCGCAACTTGCTCGTAGTCGATCGCTGAGTCGCTGCAAACCAGCGCTGCGATTGACCGTCCTCATCGAACGCGCTGGTTTGTCAGAACTGCCAATTGCACTGGTGTCGAAGCAAGCATCCGCTCAGTGCGCCCTCGCGCTGCATACCACACATAGCCGCCAGGACGGCTGAGCCCATCCAGTGGACCAAGCACCGCCGATACACCGCGTCCCAACACATGCGTATAGATCTGTATGGTTGCCACGTCCTTGTGGCCTAGCAGTTCCTGCACCGTGCGGATATCGTGGCCAGCCTCCAGCAGGTGTGTTGCGAACGAATGCCGCAGCGTGTGGCCTGTCGCAGGCTTGGCGATGCCAGCCTGTCGGCGTGCTGCCTTCACCGCACGCTGCAGCACTTCTTCCGCGACGGGATGACGGCCAACGCGGCCACTCCGCGGATCCACAGAGCGACGCGCGGCGGGGAATGGATACTGCCAGCCGGGCTCGGCATAGGCATTTCCA
The window above is part of the Xanthomonas cassavae CFBP 4642 genome. Proteins encoded here:
- a CDS encoding pectinesterase family protein, giving the protein MQVHRRTVLRQLAATALVAVAGLCSNAAIAADPVYTVAKQGSAGYRTVQAAIDAAVQGGKRAQIKVGAGVFQELIVVPANAPALKLTGAGATQTVITYDNYASRINPATGAEYGTSGSSSVIIAGNDFTAEQLSLGNHAGPVGQAVAVRVDGDRAAFRNVRFLGYQDTLYLRGAKLSYFLDCYVEGTVDFVFGAGTALFENVQLHSLGDGYLTAASTPQEAARGFVFRNARVTAASGVSRVFLGRPWRPYASVSFIGSQLGAHIVPEGWNNWGNTANEATARYSEYQSSGAGANPSRRVKWSRQLTAAQAAALDRNTILGSWRPF
- a CDS encoding pectate lyase; the encoded protein is MIKFSTFAFTGALLLAPLSAMADKIADNMLLLQTASGGWSKQYKGVAVDYTRTFTAAEIAELQQPGRKDDATIDNKATTYEITYLATAFKNEKNAKYIAAARLPAHRAIRQRRLAAVLPGPVVLPSPDHL
- the pelA gene encoding pectate lyase; translation: MSSYHHQITYNDDAMVRVLNVLQDISEGKNDTGALLRASHGARARQAVTKGLECVLATQVRIGGTLTIWGAQYDEVTLKPAKARAYELASLASGESVSIVRFLMRQPSPSAQIKTSVEAAARWFDTHRMRDLATKKIDDPTQETGKDVILVAQPGASLWARFYDLQNQRPLYANRDGVALTEYMQVPNERRVGYAWHGTWPDKLLKDDIPKWRVANGL
- a CDS encoding LamG domain-containing protein codes for the protein MGVLLLIALPVSAAAADAPELLFRVSADRSLDADVARGDGVPNFRDKIALVPTGKRGNAIEWADDGVLSWNAPGNLYTQRGTLSFFWRARYPVGEAPFVIFRVGYADHTSWDMAWLRIDWNGHGFDAFVTDANLARTRVSFKLDALPKPGDWTHIAFAWDETRGVRLYVDGKEAARVDCGAPCANGGALDFDAALDQFGLAGRVMSPHQVQSRYNFLRGSDFDEIRIYDRMLDASGAAALARLQEPTTAPAVPADAQSAAFLHRYGWNNGHAPPALTAPVTRIRKVEFADARDLKQWMWKATDGIAETTWPGVYNRSRLPGRDDYFQLPDWNTYVEGGKALDLALPDEPFNRIELRGAAYGQATYAAPNAQPQPLFARQQGVVRSVDQFDQRRDGTLRFANTAQETPIQEIWAYNVQPGEVPKGSAQLSYTVHSDIQPDYDNLAPLRDVIAGRYPPGERQTVIALPTKAPARKRPSDKAAASAQQPIVHILVPSSLGDPPPDQALMRSWSYGWENMHDGLDGIAITLPALNLPATHNGSIPLNIRIKDPIWPARDMIDVSVAVTPGQARTLWLDLRDRILSNDSLMLSIAAAAPGFDANALDGTQLQLVFKPRNEAIKEHVADRFNQVKDNWGFLVEEHTTSKRQLLYKRLDADITDLLRVDPDHALGRQYWNDISYANQGALPVEMPSVPKGVPAWAFWQLQDLSATRRYIRWWIEQRQVAYGDFGGGISDDSDLVQQWPGVALMGVDPDMLNASMLALSDANYRNGMFTNGLSTIETDELHSYEEGINLNSALLYLNWGDPRTVERLMQTVKAFDTIIQVNPQGHLLFASNWFGGRTVYREPNWQWQKPYSFPIVHPAILLGGYNADPNSRRIVTGLADGYLAHAYTNAKGNWALPNEINWQTGKTRGGELFEGSGGADTLHTFWAAYRFTGEQRYLKAINYRVANSGPNGLSLLNENFLDVMGKRTDWSGKLINAANKDDGSAPDFPHHVAWEQTGNLEYLAAIYRSEAREKLQNFYMNTEGHWWSDRAESPTVNLQRARLGGVALKRNQTYPGHTVSWRFADPEAATQVAIAIPAPKQDRFTVIAYNTSSKTQRASMTGWNVAPGQWRITQGVDRDGDGKIDGTGTTREVAFEKSAAIDIDFPAGRTTVLQLERIAATTPVELRPDLGIGHGDVRVTADAIEVTVHSLGHADAPAGFVVLEDGRGKALAARAAFAAIAAPRDLRPVTTLVRLPLTNAADLKAAQLRVITEGDVAEITELNNRLSLPTPTSAGTAKNTQ